TTGCTCAACGTCGGCTCCTTCTCCAGGCACTCCACCAGATAATCGATGAATACCCGCAGCTTCGGCGGCAGGTAGCGCGTGGGCGAATGCAGCAACCACAGACCACCGTGGTAAGAAGCGAGGAACGTCCACTCCGGCAACACCTGCACAATCAACTTCTGCTCAAGCGCATAGCGCGCGGTGAAGTACGGCAGGCTGCCAATACCAATGTGCTGCAACACTGCCCCGAGCCGCACGCCGGTATGGTTGGCGGCATAGCGGCCACGTACGCCGACGGTCACCGCTTTACTGCCCTTCTTGAATTTCCAGCGCGCATCGCTCGGGGTTTCCCCCAGATAGATGCAACTGTGATTGAGCAGATCGTGAGGGTGAGTCGGCGTGCCATGTTCGGCCAGGTATTGCGGGGTGGCGCAGAGCAAATGGTCGATGGTCAGCAACTGCCGTCCGACCAGCCCGGCCGGCGGTCGATCAGTTATACGAATCGCCAGGTCGACATGATCGTCAATCAAATCAACCTGGCGGTCTTCCAGCAGCAACTCGACATCGACTTTCGGATAACGCCGCAGAAACTCAGGCATGTGCGGATGAATCACGAAACG
The Pseudomonas fluorescens genome window above contains:
- a CDS encoding LysR family transcriptional regulator, with the translated sequence MSINLPLPLLGEMAIFVKVVETGSFSEAARQLGSSPSAISRSISRLEKALATRLLQRTTRKLRLSDGGEEVFKRCQEMVSAAKSVMEISGQFTHEAEGLVRVSVPKAVGRFVIHPHMPEFLRRYPKVDVELLLEDRQVDLIDDHVDLAIRITDRPPAGLVGRQLLTIDHLLCATPQYLAEHGTPTHPHDLLNHSCIYLGETPSDARWKFKKGSKAVTVGVRGRYAANHTGVRLGAVLQHIGIGSLPYFTARYALEQKLIVQVLPEWTFLASYHGGLWLLHSPTRYLPPKLRVFIDYLVECLEKEPTLSKPGKAGAPNNLAMAYELPESEGLL